One Streptosporangium sp. NBC_01495 DNA window includes the following coding sequences:
- a CDS encoding serine/threonine protein kinase translates to MPDIGPVRAGDPERVDEYQIVGRLGEDVYLATAPSGDRVVVRLLPADVSPERFREAMEPLREIPAFCTAQVLDSGLDGGVDGDRPYIVSEYVDGPTLEEAVASEGVLRAASLHRIAVGTMTALVALHQAGTVHGDLRPGGVVFGPDGPRVIDLGMARALEATASSTTRKVDVPAYSSPERLMGTSPGPEGDLFSWGATMVFAASGRSPFEAETMSGTVNRIVNDEPDLGALPDDLRGPVTACLAKDPALRPTASDVLLRLVGGFLTSDQAPLDPSALSASSAPGTPSTRPLRRARPALLAAGALAVALVSGGVVYLAVSDDPAPVAAPRPARSTAQGALAPAFTPQPQLSPNVTEAPWERVEKTTEDVELPGTGITLHESPKDATKLGGYLNVKPPFASFAREKGKETFKQVANALQPVLSPQGDMVALNPFGKFTESSFDYLRILDLRNGAQFNVQTVERPLEGHNPVWSNDGSKVLLSVRDPNKEQSDGFVVVDVAARRATHVRTESVGADTFPSTFAPDGSVARGYYDGKGYGVDFYGPNGQAIRTMHWVGQPRNTGWFSPSGALFATVCPKGDTMCVWDTVSGNRRYTIEIGEKTRFVGWFNNNHLLLQNPVKKGSKIEIVDLYGKSIRVLADLKKGDTAFLSFTPAAG, encoded by the coding sequence ATGCCCGATATCGGCCCCGTACGGGCGGGGGATCCCGAACGCGTGGACGAGTACCAGATCGTGGGACGACTGGGGGAGGACGTCTACCTCGCCACAGCCCCATCGGGGGACCGGGTGGTCGTGCGCCTGCTCCCCGCGGACGTGAGTCCCGAGCGGTTCCGGGAGGCGATGGAACCGCTGCGGGAGATACCCGCCTTCTGCACGGCCCAGGTGCTGGACAGCGGACTGGACGGCGGGGTGGACGGCGACAGGCCGTACATCGTGAGCGAGTACGTCGACGGTCCCACCCTGGAGGAGGCGGTGGCCTCCGAGGGCGTCCTGAGGGCGGCCTCGCTGCACCGGATCGCCGTCGGGACGATGACCGCCCTGGTCGCCCTCCACCAGGCGGGTACGGTCCACGGCGACCTGCGTCCCGGCGGCGTGGTGTTCGGCCCCGACGGACCACGGGTGATCGACCTCGGCATGGCGCGGGCGCTGGAGGCGACCGCGTCCAGCACGACCCGCAAGGTCGACGTCCCCGCCTACAGCTCGCCGGAGAGGCTCATGGGCACCTCCCCCGGGCCCGAGGGGGACCTGTTCTCGTGGGGGGCGACGATGGTCTTCGCCGCCTCGGGCCGCTCCCCCTTCGAGGCGGAGACGATGTCGGGCACGGTCAACCGCATCGTCAACGACGAGCCCGACCTCGGCGCGCTCCCCGACGACCTGCGCGGGCCGGTCACGGCCTGCCTCGCCAAGGACCCCGCGCTGCGGCCGACCGCGAGCGACGTCCTGCTCCGCCTGGTCGGGGGGTTCCTCACCTCCGACCAGGCGCCCCTCGATCCCTCGGCGCTCTCGGCGTCCTCCGCCCCCGGCACTCCCTCCACCCGGCCGCTGCGGCGTGCCCGCCCCGCGTTGCTGGCCGCGGGCGCGCTGGCCGTCGCCCTCGTCTCCGGTGGCGTGGTCTACCTGGCGGTGTCGGACGACCCCGCGCCCGTGGCCGCCCCGCGCCCGGCCCGGAGCACCGCGCAGGGCGCGCTCGCCCCGGCCTTCACCCCCCAGCCCCAGCTCAGCCCGAACGTCACCGAGGCGCCCTGGGAACGGGTGGAGAAGACCACCGAGGACGTCGAACTGCCGGGGACGGGCATCACCCTGCACGAGAGCCCGAAGGACGCGACCAAGCTGGGCGGGTACCTGAACGTCAAGCCGCCCTTCGCCTCGTTCGCCAGGGAGAAGGGCAAGGAGACCTTCAAGCAGGTGGCCAACGCCCTGCAGCCGGTGCTGTCGCCACAGGGTGACATGGTGGCGCTCAACCCGTTCGGGAAGTTCACCGAGTCGTCCTTCGACTACCTGAGGATCCTCGACCTGAGGAACGGCGCCCAGTTCAACGTGCAGACCGTCGAGCGCCCGCTGGAGGGACACAATCCCGTGTGGTCGAACGACGGCTCCAAGGTCCTGCTGTCGGTACGGGACCCGAACAAGGAACAGTCAGACGGGTTCGTGGTGGTGGACGTGGCGGCGCGCAGGGCCACCCACGTGCGCACCGAGTCCGTCGGCGCCGACACGTTTCCCTCCACGTTCGCGCCGGACGGCTCGGTCGCGCGGGGATACTACGACGGCAAGGGCTACGGGGTCGACTTCTACGGCCCGAACGGGCAGGCCATCCGGACGATGCACTGGGTCGGCCAGCCGCGCAACACCGGCTGGTTCTCCCCCTCGGGCGCCCTCTTCGCCACGGTGTGCCCCAAGGGGGACACCATGTGCGTGTGGGACACGGTGAGCGGCAACCGGCGCTACACGATCGAGATCGGCGAGAAGACCCGTTTCGTGGGCTGGTTCAACAACAATCACCTGCTCCTCCAGAACCCCGTCAAGAAGGGTTCCAAGATCGAGATAGTCGATCTGTACGGCAAGTCCATCCGGGTCCTCGCCGACCTCAAGAAGGGCGACACCGCCTTCCTGAGTTTCACCCCGGCGGCCGGATGA
- a CDS encoding serine/threonine protein kinase, whose translation MTRVLPPAPGDPDRIGPHRVTGRIGRGGQGTVYLAESPAGARVAVKVLGKGGGEQTLARFHREIELARRVEAFCTAQVLEHGETGGMPYIVSEYVDGPSLAQVIDERGPLRGAELRRLAVGTVTALAAIHRAGVVHRDFKPANVLLARDGPRVIDFGISRALDATVTASDHLVGTPPYMAPEQFDGRETGPSADLFAWASTVVCAATGEPPFGTGPVPAVIHRILNAEPVLGSLDDELRELVGECLAKDPRARPAAMPALLRLLGHPAERPSYGTGHEVLGEGRKQAAPPPARRRASRPVIAALAALALAAASGVAVLAVRAAGTEEPVKVVTGGTDGTPSVPAARPAIGTMPTTSTTDLRIPGTKVTLRENPADPERVTSYRDSRGRASGDPVYLRRGDTAEFRFLGTFMTAVAAPGGARVAANPDNKFELGEFDLIRLVDPAGGPETQIRTVDTPLTTFNPHWDRNGTRILLTIYEGLGKEQRSRGFVIVDVASRTARVFRVPDDDHRSDYVWGADSASVLHSGPDGSVRFYRPDGTPLRTVPKVGALVLDDVRTTSLGTVFTTRCQEMPRDVCLWDAATATRRAVVPIKKGMIFNGWLGDRHFLGTVTEGKTTKVVMLDLRGEVVRVLADGPAAELKEISLYYTLR comes from the coding sequence ATGACCAGGGTCCTGCCACCGGCTCCCGGCGATCCCGACCGGATCGGGCCGCACCGGGTCACCGGCAGGATCGGCCGCGGCGGGCAGGGGACGGTGTACCTGGCGGAGTCCCCCGCCGGGGCGCGGGTCGCGGTGAAGGTGCTCGGCAAGGGCGGCGGCGAGCAGACCCTGGCGCGCTTCCACCGCGAGATCGAGCTGGCCCGCCGGGTGGAGGCCTTCTGCACCGCGCAGGTGCTGGAGCACGGCGAGACCGGCGGCATGCCGTACATCGTGAGCGAGTACGTCGACGGGCCCAGCCTCGCCCAGGTGATCGACGAGCGGGGACCGCTGCGCGGGGCCGAGCTGCGCAGGCTCGCGGTCGGGACCGTCACCGCGCTGGCCGCCATCCACCGGGCGGGCGTCGTGCACCGCGACTTCAAGCCCGCGAACGTGCTGCTCGCCCGCGACGGCCCCCGGGTGATCGACTTCGGCATCTCCCGCGCGCTGGACGCCACGGTGACGGCCTCCGACCACCTGGTCGGCACCCCTCCGTACATGGCGCCCGAGCAGTTCGACGGGCGCGAGACGGGGCCGTCGGCCGACCTGTTCGCGTGGGCGTCGACGGTGGTGTGCGCGGCGACGGGGGAACCGCCCTTCGGGACCGGCCCGGTGCCCGCGGTGATCCACCGGATCCTGAACGCCGAGCCCGTACTCGGTTCCCTGGACGACGAGCTGCGCGAACTGGTGGGCGAGTGCCTGGCCAAGGACCCCCGGGCGCGCCCGGCGGCCATGCCGGCGCTGCTGAGGCTGCTGGGCCATCCGGCGGAGCGGCCGTCGTACGGGACGGGTCACGAGGTGCTCGGCGAGGGCCGCAAGCAGGCCGCTCCCCCGCCGGCACGGCGGCGCGCCTCGCGCCCGGTGATCGCCGCCCTCGCCGCGCTGGCGCTCGCGGCGGCCTCCGGCGTCGCGGTCCTCGCGGTCCGGGCGGCGGGGACGGAGGAGCCCGTGAAGGTGGTCACGGGCGGTACGGACGGCACCCCCTCCGTACCGGCCGCGAGACCGGCGATCGGGACGATGCCCACCACCTCGACGACCGACCTGCGGATCCCGGGAACGAAGGTCACCCTGCGGGAGAACCCCGCGGACCCGGAGCGGGTCACCAGCTACCGGGACTCGCGTGGGAGGGCCAGCGGCGACCCCGTCTACCTCCGGCGGGGCGACACCGCGGAGTTCAGGTTCCTGGGGACGTTCATGACCGCCGTGGCCGCCCCGGGAGGAGCGCGCGTCGCCGCCAACCCGGACAACAAGTTCGAGCTGGGGGAGTTCGACCTGATCCGGCTGGTGGATCCGGCGGGAGGGCCGGAGACCCAGATCAGGACCGTCGACACTCCCTTGACGACCTTCAATCCCCACTGGGACCGGAACGGGACGAGGATCCTGCTGACGATCTACGAGGGGCTGGGGAAGGAGCAGCGCTCCCGGGGCTTCGTGATCGTGGACGTGGCCTCGCGCACGGCCCGCGTCTTCCGGGTGCCGGACGACGACCACCGCTCCGACTACGTCTGGGGCGCCGACTCGGCCTCGGTCCTCCACTCCGGGCCGGACGGGTCGGTCCGCTTCTACCGCCCGGACGGCACGCCGCTGCGGACGGTCCCGAAGGTGGGCGCGCTGGTGCTGGACGACGTCAGGACCACCTCGCTCGGCACGGTCTTCACGACCCGCTGCCAGGAGATGCCCCGCGACGTCTGCCTGTGGGACGCCGCCACGGCGACGCGCAGGGCCGTCGTCCCGATCAAAAAGGGGATGATCTTCAACGGCTGGCTGGGCGACCGCCACTTCCTCGGCACCGTGACCGAGGGCAAGACCACGAAGGTCGTCATGCTGGACCTGCGCGGAGAGGTCGTGCGCGTCCTCGCGGACGGCCCCGCCGCGGAGCTGAAGGAGATCAGCCTCTACTACACGCTCAGGTGA
- a CDS encoding LysR family transcriptional regulator: MELRQLEYFVAVAEECHFTRAANRLRVAQSGLSASIRSLERELGASLFLRSTRQVELTPAGRALLVEARRALSATDAARDAVAAVRGLLRGSLAIGSLQCLHAVHLPAVLARFLTAYPGLEIRLRQGGSGELIEQVRAGRLDLAFVSRPSRCPDDVVVGPLADEPLVLACAPGHPLAAREKVELPELRAERFVDFQPDWGTRDLVDDVFAAADVERHVSLEVNDVHSLLDLVTFGLGVALVPQSFAVKTNRVRFVGLAGAVPSWEIVTVTGDPTSAAATALLREVHEARSGRPAAEPVT, encoded by the coding sequence ATGGAACTACGGCAGCTGGAGTACTTCGTCGCCGTCGCCGAGGAGTGCCACTTCACACGGGCGGCGAACCGTCTGCGCGTGGCCCAGTCCGGCCTGTCGGCCTCGATCCGCTCGCTGGAGCGCGAGCTGGGCGCCTCGCTGTTCCTGCGCAGCACCCGGCAGGTCGAGCTCACCCCCGCGGGGAGGGCGCTGCTGGTCGAGGCGAGGCGGGCGCTGTCGGCGACCGACGCGGCCAGGGACGCCGTCGCCGCGGTACGGGGCCTGCTGCGCGGCAGCCTGGCCATCGGCTCGCTGCAGTGCCTGCACGCGGTGCACCTGCCGGCCGTGCTCGCCCGCTTCCTGACCGCGTACCCCGGCCTGGAGATCCGGTTGCGCCAGGGGGGATCCGGCGAGCTGATCGAGCAGGTGCGCGCGGGACGGCTGGACCTGGCGTTCGTCTCCCGCCCGTCCCGGTGCCCCGACGACGTCGTGGTCGGGCCGCTCGCCGACGAGCCGCTCGTGCTCGCCTGCGCGCCCGGTCACCCGCTCGCGGCCCGGGAGAAGGTCGAGCTGCCGGAGCTGCGGGCGGAGCGGTTCGTGGACTTCCAGCCGGACTGGGGCACCCGGGACCTGGTCGACGACGTGTTCGCCGCCGCGGACGTCGAACGCCATGTCTCGCTGGAGGTGAACGACGTGCACTCGCTGCTCGACCTGGTCACCTTCGGGCTCGGCGTGGCCCTCGTGCCGCAGTCCTTCGCGGTCAAGACCAACCGGGTGCGCTTCGTCGGGCTCGCCGGGGCCGTGCCGTCCTGGGAGATCGTCACGGTGACGGGCGACCCGACGAGCGCGGCGGCGACCGCGCTGCTGCGCGAGGTCCACGAGGCGAGGAGCGGCCGGCCGGCGGCGGAGCCCGTCACCTGA
- a CDS encoding aldo/keto reductase has translation MQTRRIGDVQVSAIGLGGMPMSIEGRPDEQRSVSTIHAALEAGVTLIDTADAYHVGADEVGHNESLIARAVASYGGDTSDVLIATKGGHVRPGDGSWTLDGSPDHLKKACDASLERLGVEAIGLYQFHRPDPRVPYAESVGAIRDLLDAGKIRFAGVSNADPDQIRLANEILGGRLVSVQNQFSPSFRSSEPELELCAELGIAFLPWSPLGGIQQAGELGSRFAVFSDVAQVHGVSPQRVCLAWMLAKAPVVIPIPGSSRPETIRDSVGAVDVKLSAEELSRLDAA, from the coding sequence ATGCAGACTCGCCGTATCGGCGACGTCCAGGTCAGTGCGATCGGTCTCGGCGGAATGCCGATGTCGATCGAGGGGCGCCCCGACGAGCAGCGTTCGGTCTCGACGATCCACGCCGCGCTGGAGGCGGGCGTGACGCTGATCGACACCGCGGACGCCTATCACGTGGGCGCGGACGAGGTCGGCCACAACGAGTCCCTGATCGCCCGCGCGGTGGCCTCCTACGGTGGCGACACGTCCGACGTGCTGATCGCCACGAAGGGCGGCCATGTGCGCCCCGGCGACGGCTCGTGGACCCTGGACGGCTCGCCCGACCACCTGAAAAAGGCCTGCGACGCGTCGCTCGAACGCCTCGGCGTCGAGGCCATCGGGCTCTACCAGTTCCACCGGCCGGACCCGAGGGTTCCGTACGCGGAGTCCGTCGGGGCGATCCGCGACCTGCTGGACGCGGGCAAGATCCGCTTCGCGGGCGTCTCGAACGCCGACCCGGACCAGATCCGGCTGGCCAACGAGATACTCGGCGGGCGGCTGGTGAGCGTGCAGAACCAGTTCTCGCCGTCGTTCCGCTCCAGCGAGCCCGAGCTGGAGCTGTGCGCGGAGCTGGGTATCGCGTTCCTGCCGTGGAGCCCGCTGGGCGGAATTCAGCAGGCCGGCGAGCTGGGCTCGCGGTTCGCCGTGTTCTCGGACGTCGCCCAGGTCCACGGGGTGAGCCCGCAGCGGGTGTGCCTGGCGTGGATGCTCGCCAAGGCGCCGGTGGTGATCCCGATTCCGGGCTCCTCGCGTCCGGAGACCATCCGCGACTCGGTCGGCGCGGTCGACGTGAAGCTGTCGGCCGAGGAGCTGTCCCGCCTCGACGCGGCCTGA
- a CDS encoding IS607 family transposase, whose translation MKLAEWARSQGIHPQTAYRWFREGKMPVPARRLPTGTIIVDGPATEISGGAALYARVSSHDQRADLDRQIARLTSFATDAGLSVTASVTEIGSGLNGRRPKLLRLLADASTPVIVVEHRDRLARFGVEYLEAALSAQGRRLIVADPGETTDDLVRDMIEVLTSMCARLYGRRGARNRALRALTATKASDGETS comes from the coding sequence GTGAAGCTTGCTGAGTGGGCGCGGTCGCAGGGCATCCACCCGCAGACCGCCTACCGGTGGTTCCGGGAAGGCAAAATGCCTGTCCCGGCCCGCCGTCTGCCCACCGGCACGATCATCGTGGACGGCCCGGCCACCGAGATCTCGGGTGGGGCCGCGCTGTACGCACGGGTGTCCTCCCATGATCAGCGCGCTGACCTGGACCGGCAGATCGCCCGTCTGACCTCCTTCGCCACCGATGCCGGACTGTCGGTGACGGCGTCGGTGACCGAGATCGGCTCCGGGCTGAACGGGCGGCGCCCCAAACTACTGCGGCTGCTGGCGGACGCGTCCACCCCGGTCATCGTCGTGGAGCACCGCGACCGGCTGGCCAGGTTCGGTGTCGAGTACCTAGAGGCCGCCCTGTCGGCCCAAGGCCGCCGCCTGATCGTGGCCGACCCTGGTGAGACCACCGACGACCTGGTGCGTGACATGATCGAGGTGTTGACGTCGATGTGCGCGCGCCTGTACGGGCGGCGCGGGGCGCGCAACCGGGCACTGCGGGCGCTCACCGCGACCAAAGCCTCTGATGGCGAGACCTCATGA
- the tnpB gene encoding IS607 family element RNA-guided endonuclease TnpB, protein MKVVQAYRYALDPTPGQMAALASHCGAARFAFNWGLNLVKATLSQREAEKSYGVPDEQLTKVVWSLYGLRRAWNATKNAAAPWWAENSKEAYNAGLDNLARALKNWSASRKGARKGPKVGFPRFKSKHRARASCRFTTGTIRVEADRHHVTLPRLGAIRTHESTRKLARHVERGSGRILSATVRLEGGRWFVAFTCEIDRADRAPAEPEAVVGVDLGVKELAVLSTGEVVANPRHHRSALRRLRKLNKQLARRTGPRTPDGGKREASARWAKTKAALGAAHARVANQRREGLHRFTSRLAATYGTVVVEDLNVSGLVGNHRLARAVSDAAMAEVRRQLSYKTRWNSGHLIVADRWFASSKTCSGCGVVKAKLALSERTYTCAECGLVLDRDHNAALNLAALAADVAQSCGETQNARGGAVRPGTRAGHAPAKREPRKRGTLRRKPEAA, encoded by the coding sequence ATGAAGGTCGTCCAAGCCTATCGCTATGCCCTTGACCCCACTCCTGGCCAGATGGCCGCACTCGCCTCGCACTGCGGTGCGGCCCGGTTCGCGTTCAACTGGGGGCTCAATCTGGTCAAGGCCACCTTGTCCCAGCGGGAGGCGGAGAAGTCCTATGGCGTGCCCGATGAACAGCTGACCAAGGTGGTGTGGTCGCTGTATGGTCTGCGCCGGGCGTGGAACGCCACTAAGAACGCTGCCGCGCCGTGGTGGGCGGAGAACTCCAAAGAGGCCTACAACGCCGGCCTGGACAACCTGGCGCGGGCGCTGAAGAACTGGTCGGCGTCCCGTAAAGGCGCCCGTAAGGGGCCGAAGGTCGGGTTTCCCCGGTTCAAGTCCAAGCACCGCGCCAGAGCCTCGTGCCGGTTCACCACCGGCACGATCCGCGTGGAGGCCGACCGCCATCATGTGACGCTGCCCCGGCTCGGGGCCATCCGTACCCATGAATCCACCCGCAAACTCGCCCGCCATGTGGAACGCGGCAGCGGCCGGATCCTGTCGGCCACCGTCCGCCTTGAGGGGGGCCGATGGTTCGTGGCGTTCACCTGCGAGATCGACCGTGCCGACCGCGCCCCGGCTGAACCGGAGGCCGTGGTCGGGGTGGACCTGGGCGTGAAGGAACTCGCGGTGCTGTCCACCGGTGAGGTCGTCGCCAACCCCAGACATCACCGCTCGGCGCTCAGACGGCTGCGCAAGCTGAACAAGCAGCTCGCCCGCCGGACCGGGCCACGCACCCCCGACGGCGGCAAGCGCGAGGCCTCCGCCCGCTGGGCCAAGACGAAAGCGGCGCTTGGCGCAGCACACGCCCGCGTCGCCAACCAGCGGCGCGAGGGCCTCCACCGGTTCACCAGCCGCCTGGCGGCCACCTACGGCACGGTCGTGGTCGAAGACCTGAACGTGTCCGGACTGGTCGGTAACCATCGCCTGGCCCGCGCCGTCAGCGACGCCGCCATGGCCGAAGTACGGCGGCAACTCTCCTACAAAACCAGGTGGAACAGCGGCCATCTCATCGTCGCCGACCGCTGGTTTGCCTCCAGTAAGACCTGTTCGGGATGCGGCGTGGTGAAAGCCAAGCTCGCCCTGTCCGAACGCACCTACACCTGCGCCGAGTGTGGTCTGGTCCTGGACCGGGACCACAATGCCGCGCTCAACCTGGCCGCGCTCGCGGCTGACGTCGCCCAGAGTTGCGGGGAGACGCAAAACGCCCGTGGAGGAGCGGTAAGACCCGGCACCCGTGCCGGGCACGCACCGGCGAAACGGGAACCCCGGAAACGGGGAACGCTCCGGCGCAAGCCGGAAGCTGCCTGA
- a CDS encoding GerMN domain-containing protein, producing the protein MRTRLARRVLAAGLVSLVAVAGCGVRPSGVITGDNPPSGPVARTTTITLYLVKNGRPSAVTRPGDLLSQADTLALLAAGPTAREQTHGLSTDVPPEAGPFSVTTRSAGHLVVTLSTPAGELSTLAVEQIVCTAAARAQESPVQVTVVGAGQAVGPRGCLG; encoded by the coding sequence GTGAGGACCCGGCTCGCCCGCCGCGTGCTCGCCGCGGGCCTCGTATCGCTCGTCGCCGTGGCCGGCTGCGGCGTACGACCCAGCGGCGTCATCACCGGCGACAACCCGCCGAGCGGACCCGTCGCACGAACCACGACGATCACCCTCTACCTGGTGAAGAACGGCCGGCCCAGCGCGGTGACGCGGCCCGGTGATCTACTGTCCCAAGCGGACACGCTCGCGCTGCTGGCGGCCGGGCCCACCGCGAGGGAACAGACGCACGGGCTCAGCACCGATGTCCCGCCCGAGGCCGGCCCGTTCTCGGTGACCACCAGGTCGGCCGGCCACCTGGTGGTGACCCTGTCCACTCCGGCCGGCGAACTGTCCACACTGGCCGTCGAGCAGATCGTGTGCACGGCCGCCGCCAGGGCGCAGGAAAGCCCTGTTCAGGTCACCGTCGTCGGTGCCGGGCAGGCCGTCGGCCCCCGGGGCTGCCTGGGGTGA
- a CDS encoding HAMP domain-containing sensor histidine kinase → MTPRPSLGLRARLMFAFALLCVVTAAAVAGGIYVQARTAILQRTQDAAVQAMTSRLEALYPLRSATPGPDELGEIAAAAADQNGFAIAVYGEMHSPLPPPPPPSPGRWRPIGRAQILDLGMIPSALRRAVADGDIAWQRVAWQDAPFLIIGTPLLIVERDRTTRVSGIEVYTARSLLPEQRSIDELAARAWLIGGAALAFAVVLALLATRGVLRPVRELGRAARLLGEGEMRTRIEVRGSDELADVARTFNNTAAELERHVRQLREMEADARRFVADVSHELRTPLAALTAVADILDEEAARLPEPAGRAAKLVSQETLNLTALVNDLIEISRFDSGVAALVLNEVDVAELVRSTLRARGWSEPVQTELPPAVTARLDPRRVDVILANLVGNALRHGRPPVSMRLSADPHWITVEVRDHGPGLDEAALPHVFDRFYKASAARARSEGSGLGLAIARENARLHRGDLTVTNAPDGGAVFTLRLPRRAPDPDGGPE, encoded by the coding sequence GTGACACCTCGGCCGAGCCTGGGGCTGCGTGCCCGGCTGATGTTCGCCTTCGCACTGCTGTGCGTGGTCACCGCGGCGGCGGTGGCCGGAGGGATCTACGTCCAGGCCCGCACCGCCATCCTGCAGAGGACCCAGGACGCCGCGGTCCAGGCGATGACCAGCCGCCTGGAGGCGCTCTACCCGTTGCGGAGCGCAACACCGGGCCCGGACGAGCTCGGCGAGATCGCCGCGGCCGCGGCCGACCAGAACGGCTTCGCGATCGCCGTCTACGGCGAGATGCACTCGCCGCTCCCCCCGCCCCCGCCCCCGTCACCGGGGCGCTGGAGGCCGATCGGGAGGGCCCAGATCTTGGATCTCGGGATGATTCCATCGGCGCTGCGGCGGGCGGTGGCCGACGGTGACATCGCGTGGCAACGCGTGGCGTGGCAGGACGCGCCCTTCCTGATCATCGGCACGCCGTTGCTGATCGTCGAGCGGGACCGGACGACGCGGGTGTCCGGCATCGAGGTCTACACCGCGCGCAGCCTGCTTCCCGAACAGCGCAGCATCGACGAGCTCGCCGCACGCGCCTGGCTCATCGGCGGAGCGGCCCTGGCGTTCGCGGTCGTCCTGGCGTTGCTGGCCACCCGTGGCGTGCTGCGCCCGGTGCGCGAGCTCGGCCGGGCGGCACGCCTGCTGGGCGAGGGTGAGATGCGGACCAGGATCGAGGTACGCGGCTCCGACGAGCTGGCCGACGTGGCACGCACGTTCAACAACACCGCCGCGGAGCTGGAACGGCACGTCAGGCAACTACGCGAGATGGAGGCCGACGCCCGCCGGTTCGTGGCCGACGTGTCCCACGAGCTGCGCACCCCGCTGGCCGCGCTCACCGCGGTCGCCGACATCCTCGACGAGGAGGCGGCCCGGCTGCCCGAGCCCGCCGGCAGGGCCGCCAAGCTGGTCAGCCAGGAGACGCTCAACCTCACCGCCCTGGTGAACGACCTCATCGAGATCAGCAGGTTCGACTCCGGCGTCGCGGCCCTCGTGTTGAACGAGGTCGACGTGGCCGAACTGGTGCGATCGACCCTGCGTGCCCGGGGCTGGTCGGAGCCGGTCCAGACCGAGCTTCCACCCGCGGTGACGGCGCGGCTGGACCCGCGCCGGGTGGACGTCATCCTCGCGAACCTGGTCGGCAACGCCCTGCGGCACGGCCGGCCACCGGTGTCGATGCGGCTTTCCGCAGACCCGCACTGGATCACCGTCGAGGTACGCGACCACGGGCCGGGACTGGACGAGGCGGCGCTGCCCCACGTGTTCGACCGGTTCTACAAGGCCAGCGCGGCCAGGGCCAGGTCCGAGGGCAGCGGCCTCGGCCTCGCCATCGCGCGGGAGAACGCGCGACTGCACCGAGGCGACCTCACCGTCACCAACGCCCCGGACGGCGGCGCCGTCTTCACGCTTCGCCTGCCACGCCGGGCACCCGATCCGGACGGAGGCCCCGAGTGA
- a CDS encoding response regulator transcription factor, whose protein sequence is MSRVLLIEDDPAVREGLELALTRHGYRVGAVESGEQGLDRLRTDLPDVVVLDLMLPGMDGFEVCRRIRAAGQVPIIMLTARGDDMDVVAGLEAGADDYVVKPVQPRVLEARIRAVLRRIGRDQAELERHGDLTIDRAGIVVAKRGVPVDLAPTELRLLLELSGTPGRVHSRQQLLESVWEHGYFGDSRLVDACVQRLRAKIEDDSAAPVYVQTVRGFGYRFGPV, encoded by the coding sequence GTGTCGCGAGTGTTGTTGATCGAGGATGACCCGGCCGTGCGGGAGGGGCTTGAGCTGGCCCTGACCCGGCACGGGTACCGGGTGGGCGCGGTGGAGTCCGGCGAGCAGGGGCTGGACCGGCTGCGTACGGATCTTCCCGACGTCGTCGTGCTCGACCTGATGTTGCCCGGCATGGACGGGTTCGAGGTCTGCCGCCGCATCCGGGCCGCCGGCCAGGTGCCGATCATCATGCTGACCGCGCGCGGCGACGACATGGACGTGGTGGCCGGGTTGGAGGCGGGCGCCGACGACTACGTGGTCAAGCCGGTGCAGCCCAGGGTGCTGGAGGCACGCATTCGCGCGGTGCTCCGGCGGATCGGCCGGGACCAGGCGGAGCTGGAGCGGCATGGGGACCTGACCATCGATCGGGCCGGGATCGTGGTCGCCAAACGCGGCGTGCCGGTGGACCTCGCCCCGACCGAGCTGCGCCTGCTGCTCGAGCTCTCCGGCACGCCGGGCCGGGTGCACAGCCGCCAGCAGCTGCTGGAGTCGGTGTGGGAACACGGGTACTTCGGCGACTCGCGTCTGGTGGACGCGTGCGTTCAGCGGTTGCGCGCGAAGATCGAGGACGATTCGGCGGCGCCCGTCTACGTGCAGACGGTGCGTGGGTTCGGGTACCGGTTCGGGCCGGTGTGA